Sequence from the Asterias amurensis chromosome 14, ASM3211899v1 genome:
tggtgtatctcaacatatgcataaaataacaaacctgtgaaaatttgagcttgattggtcgtcggagttgcgagataactatgaaagaaaaaaacacccttgtcacacaaagttgtgtgctttcagatgcttgattttgacacctcaaattctaaacttgaggtctcaaaatcgaattcgtggaaaattactactttatcgaaagctacattacttcagagggagctgtttctcacaatgttttacactatcaacctctccccattactcattaccaagtgaggttttttgctgataattattttaagtaattactaatagtgtccactgcctttaagtaacacatttttttgtaaatatttatgtaCAAAAAGCATTTATACACAGCACACACTATTGTTTCAAATCCAGCCTAATCTGTTAAAACTTATAAAAGCACTGTCTTCTTTGCACGCTTGAGTACATTGTTATGGGTACATTACATCTTTGCTAGGTTGGTGTAATCAAAGTAAAAAGGGGCGTGGCATTTCAGGGCGTGGCATTTCAGGGCTTGATTACAAAGTAAAAGGGGGCGTGGCATTTCATTGCTTGATTACAAAGTAATGAGGGGGGTGGCATGAGTACAAAGTAAAAAGGGGCCAAGTGGCATTTGAGGGCTTGGTTAAGCAGTAAAAAGGGGTGTGGCGTTTCAGGGCTTGATTACAAAGTAATACGGGGCATGGCATTTCAGGGCATGATTACAAAGTAAAAAGGGGCGTAGCATTTGAAAGAATGATTACAAAGTCTGGAATCCTGCTCATTTGTGTTGAGCAGGAAATTGTTAGACAATATTTTCCGCTAAAAGGGACTGTGTGGCATCATGGTTTACTAAAAGCAGGCATGTGGCCGTACATGGTCTCTCACACACTTACAGAGAGCATGCTGCATGCTCAGTAACATTCGGGGAGAATAAATAATTTCATGTTAAGCCAAAAGGCAtgctttgatcatgacgacaTAGTCCCTtaaagcggctctatgaaattgggccctggtcttggtccGAGTTCAAAATGATTGTCTTGCCCCTTCCAAGATAATGACACTCAAGGCCTGTAAACGACTCAATGATCACCACAATGTGTTCTTATACTCTGCTTCATAGACATCAGGTATCAGACCAATTCTTGAGTTCACCATCCTAACACTACTGTGACCAAACAAACACTTCTCATAAGAAATCAACTGAGTCCAGAACCCCAGATTAGGGCGGATAAGCGGCCGTCTTGCCTTGACATGAGCGTGCGCTTGACGTAGTGACATACGGTCATACTTCATCAGGTAGACTATACACAGAGTGGACGATCGACTGCGTCCCGCCCAGCAGTGTACAAGAACCCGTCCGCCCTTCTTCTTCACATCATGTATGATATCGGCGACTTTATCAAAGTAGTTGTAGAGCCCGGCAGATGGGACGTCATCAACTGGGATGCGAGTGGTTGTGATGTCTTTAGGATATTTGGGCATGGGGCACTGGTAGTTCAGTGTTACATTAATGACGTGGGTGATCCCTCGAACTTGTAGGTGAGTGGGACTGCTGGCTCCGTAGGCGCTACTGATGAGCAGGAAATCTGTTAGTTCTGAAATAGTGTGGTAGGCAGACTTGGAAACCGCCATGCTTGTGTCCTGGTGAATTGACTTCTTATTTCTAAATTCTCAACATTGCTCAATTGCATATTCTGAAAAgggaaacaaacaaaggaaGAC
This genomic interval carries:
- the LOC139947263 gene encoding dual specificity protein phosphatase 14-like, with translation MAVSKSAYHTISELTDFLLISSAYGASSPTHLQVRGITHVINVTLNYQCPMPKYPKDITTTRIPVDDVPSAGLYNYFDKVADIIHDVKKKGGRVLVHCWAGRSRSSTLCIVYLMKYDRMSLRQAHAHVKARRPLIRPNLGFWTQLISYEKCLFGHSSVRMVNSRIGLIPDVYEAEYKNTLW